Part of the Sulfurovum sp. TSL6 genome, CTGTAGCCATTGTTTTGATCTTGACAACCATTAAGATCTACTTGAGCAATCAGATCTATTATGAGAGTAAAGTGGTGAACAAAATGAAACGTGAAGTTTCAGTACTGAAGGCGGAAAAAGTGATGCTTGAACAAAGTGTTGAGGCCTTGAAGTTTAAGAATAGAGTTACAGATACCATCTTTGTCATAAAGGAAAATTGACGATGGGAATACAACAATATGATACGTAGTTTTATTCGTTTTGCAGTAGATAAGCCTATTATCAATCATATTTTGATGGTTTTCATGTTGCTGCTCGCTGTTTTTGCCTATCAGAACATTGCCAAGGAGATATTCCCTCCTTCCACACTTGATCAGATATCGGTACAGGGTGGATACGTCGGTACCAGTGCTGATGTGTTGGACAAAATGGTTGTCACAAGTATAGAGGATGAACTTAAAAGTCTTTCTGAGATCGATACCCTTTACACCAGTATACAAAATGGAAGTTTTAGTATTAATGCAGATATTAAACCGGGCAGTGATACTCAGTTGGTCCTTTCTGATGTGAAAGATATTATCTCAAAAACAAGACGTGATCTTCCTGCTGATATGGATGAACCTGTTGCACGTATCGTGGTACATGAATATCCGCTTTTACTGGTAGCAGTTTCAGGTAATGTAGAGAAAAAAGCACTGATCGACGCGGCAGATGCGCTTAAAAGTAAACTAGCACTCATCCATGACCTTAGCAGTATAGAGATACGTGGAGACACAGATGAAGAAGTGATCATCACCTTAGACCAAAAAAAGCTGGATGCATATGGTCTGGATAAATCTGCAGTGTATCAGGCTATCTCCAGTATATCGAGTATTTTTCCTGCTGGAACACTTGATGGTCAGGGTGATCATCTTTATATCTCTACGATCAACGGTGAGAAAAGTGCAAAAGCGTTAGGGCAAACGCTATTGAGCGTAGGCGGAAAAAGTTTTCGCTTGGAGGATGTGGCTGAAGTGTATTATGGGTTGGGTGATCCTACACAGATATCGCACTATAACGGTAAACAGAATATCTCTTTAAATATCAATAAAAGTAAAGAGGGTAATGCCATTGCCTTGAGTAAAGAGATACGTAAAATACTTGCCGAATTTAATGAAAACTATGGGAATGTTAGATTTGAAGCCTATACGGATACTTCTATCTGGATCAAGAATCGTTTGAATCTTGTCTCTTCCAATATTTTGTTCGGACTGATTCTGGTCTTTATGGCCCTCTTTTTATCTGTGAATATGCGGATCGCATGGGTGGTGGGTATCGGGATACCGGCCAGTTTTTTCATTACGCTGATCGTGATGGACATGATAGGCTACAGTTTGAATATGCTGACGCTGCTTGGGGCACTCATCGCCCTTGGTATGCTTGTGGATGAAGCCATTGTTGTAGCGGAAAATATCTATAGGCATATGGAGATGGGAAAGACGCCAAGAGATGCGGCTATTGAAGGTGCTATTGAAATGTTTCCTGCAGTACTTACGGCAACACTGACCACGGTATTTGCATTTTTGCCACTCTTGATCATGAGCGGTAAAATGGGGATGTTCATGCAGGTTCTTCCTGTGATGATATCTGTACTGCTTGTCTCTTCTTTGTTTGAAGCATTTTACTTTTTGCCTTTACATGCAAAAGAGTTTTATACTATGGGAACTTTTAAAAAAGAAAAATATGATGAAAATTTTTGGAAAGGATGGATAGCATGGTATCAAAAATTTCTAGGAAAACTTTTAGATCATAAGAAACGGTCTCTTTTAATCATATTGACACTGATCATTTTGGGAACTTTAGGAATGGCAAAAATTACCAAGTTTCAGCTTTTCCCTGAGTTCGATGCACAGCAGGTCTATCTGAATGGAAAAGTAAACATCAACAATGACCTGCAAGATACTGAAGTCTATGTCACACAGATAGAGGAAGCACTGCTGGAGATACTGGATAAAAAAGAGATGGATTCAGTCACTTCGGTCATAGGGTTTAAGTTTAATAAAGACCAAAGTTTTGAGCTAGGAGAAAACCTTTTCCAGATCTTTATCAATCTACATGAAAAAGCTCCGGAAAACTTTTTTGACAAGTATATCAATCCCGTATTTTCATTGGAATATGACGGCAGTGATATGATCAGAGACAGACTCTCTCAGGAGATCGCTAAAGAGATACAAGAACGCATTGTTGAAAAATTCAAAAAAATAGAACTCAATGAGGAAAAACTCTATGAAGAGTTTAATGTCTATGTACAACAGGCAGGTATTGTCAGTAATGATATAGAGATCGGATTTGAACATCCAGATAGAGACAAAATGTTGGCTTCAATGAAAAGAGTAGAAGAGAAGCTTGACAGTATCAATGGAGTCGAAGACATAGCAGACAATGCCAATGAGGGAGAGCGTGAACTCAAGCTGCGTGTCAATGAATACGGGCAACAGTTGGGCTTTAGTGAAGGATATGTTACCTCTGTACTGAAGGGTGCTTTTCTCAAGGCTGAGTATGCAAAAATGTTCAATAAAGAAGGCTTGGTCAGAGTGAAGATAGAAGATGTCTATAAAGAGGATGCGTCAGCTATAGGAAACTTTCAACTGACTACCCCGGATGGACAGAAAGTGGTGAGACTTTCAGATATCTGCGATTTCACCTATCAAAAAAGCTTTGTCAAAATCTTTAAAGAGGACGGTGAAAAGGTACGTTCACTGTATGCAAGGGTGGAAAAGAAGGTCATTACTCCCGTTGAGGTCATGCAACAGTTAAAACCTCTTTTGGATGACATAGAAAATGAAGGGGTCAAGATCATTATTAAAGGTGAAGAGAAAGAGAATGAAAAGTTGAAAAAAGAGCTTGGTCAGGCATTGATGATAGCCATATTCCTGATCTTTATCACTTTGGTTTGGATGTTTAACTCTTTGGTCTTACCATTGATCATACTGACAACGATACCACTTTCTCTTTTTGGTGCTTTGGTCGGAACTAAACTCATGGGTGTAAATATGACGATGCCTGGTATGATGGGAGTCATTGGACTTGCCGGTGTAGTGGTCAATGACGGACTTATTATGCTTGATTTTATCAAAGGAAGTAAAAATTATGAAGGGATCCAACAAAAAGCAGGGATGAGACTCCGTCCTATTTTGCTTACGTCTGTGACCACAGTATTGGGATTGTCGTCTTTGATCTTCTTCGCTTCCGGGCAGGCACTGATACTTCAACCTATGGCTATTTCACTAGGTTTTGGTATCGCTTGGGCAACTGTGTTGAATCTCTACTACGTCCCTTTGATGTATGCAGTGATATACAGAGTCAAGAATACAGCGTAAAAAGATTAACATTATTTGGCTATAATTATTGACTTTTATAATAAATACATAGGATACAACAGAGAGTAGCATCTATTGTTAATCACTGTGAATAAGGACCGTTATACGTGTTAAGTGCTGTTGAGAGAAAAATAGAACAATTTATAGCTGACCTGAATGATAAAGAGGTAAATGGACTTTATGCTCAATTGCCTGATGGTAAAAGGCTGCGTGCAAAACTCATTTTGAAAATAGCAGGAAGTAACCTTTCTGTAGTGAAAACCGCTGCTATCGTTGAAATGATACATGCAGCAAGTCTTTTACATGATGATGTGATAGACGATGCCTATACCAGACGTTCAAAACCTTCTCTTAATGCACTTTATGGCAATAAAACTGCCATAATGCTGGGAGACATCCTCTACTCAAAAGGTTTTTTAGAGTTAAATAACATTAGTCCGGATGTGGCTAAGATGATCTCAAATGCCGTTGTCCAACTCAGCCTTGGAGAACTCAAAGATGTCTCACTTTCAAAAACATTTAATTTGGATAAAGATGTCTATATTGAAATGATCTACCAAAAAACGGCTTCTCTTATGGAAGCCAGTGCAGGTGCTGCAGCTTTATTAGCCGGCAAGTCTAAAGAAGCCTATATGACATACGGTAGAAACTTGGGTATTGCATTTCAAATGATAGATGACTTGCTTGATATTACATCCGATAGTGCTACTTTGGGTAAACCTGCATTGCATGACTTTGAAGAGGGAAAAACCACACTGCCATATATGTACCTTTATGAACTGTTGGGGAGTGATGAAAAAGAGAAATTAAGATCACTACATGGAAAAAATCTCTCTACAGAAGAACAACATTGGATCAAAATGAAAATGCAGGAACACCAAGTGATACAAAAAAGCTATCAGGAAGCCAAGGTACTGATAGAAGAAGCGATCACTCTGATGAATGACAAAGGTGAAGATGCACTCTCAAGTATAGCTATGCAGATGATAGAAAGGGATTTTTAATGTATTACCAAGTGATGAGTTTTTCGCATAAGAATTGTGATCAGGGTATGAGGGAAAAGCTGGCATTTGCCAATAATGAAGAAAAAATTGAAATGCTGAATCAGTTGGTTGAATTTGAGTTTATTCATGAAGCATTCATTGTTTCTACCTGTAACCGTGTTGAAATCGTATTGGCAACACGAGACAACTTTTCCAGTTATCACACGATCTTGGGACTCATGAGTCAAAAGAGCGAACTGAATTTTTATGAGATCAAATCGGCAGGGATACGTTATGATGATGAAGAGGCGGTACAGCATATTTTTTCTGTGGTTTCTTCACTGGATTCTTTGGTCATAGGTGAATCTCAAATTACAGGACAGGTGAAAGAGGCATTTATGCTCTCACATCAAAATGGTACGGCTGGGCGTAAACTTAATCGTATCATCTCTTATGCAGTGAAGTGTGCTGCAGAAGTACGCAATGCAACGAATATTTCTCAAAACCCTATTTCGATCGCTTCAGTTGCCGTGGCACAGGCACATAAACTTTTGGGTGATAGTATGGCTGGTACGACAGCTGTGGTAGTAGGTGCAGGCGAAATGGGTATATTGGCAACTAAACATCTACTCAGAGCAGGCTGTGATGTGGTGATGATAGGAAGAGACCAAGAGAAGGTCGCACTGCTGGCAGAGACCCTGGGGGAAAATGTAAAAGCAGCCACCATGGAAAAACTTCCAAAGTATTTGAACCGTTATCGATTGCTTTTTACAGCTACATCAGCCAGAGAACCGATCATTACCCAGGATCTTATAGAGAATGAAGCCTTGCCAAGACTCTGGTTTGATATGGCAATTCCTAGAGATATCGAAGATATGGAGTTAGAGAAATTAAAACTCTTCCGTATCGATGACCTTCGTACCATTTCTCAGGATAATCATGCATTACGCGAAGAACAAGCAGTCAGAGCAGCTGAAATAGTAGAAAAGTATAAAGAAGAGTTTTATGCATGGCTTAGAGCACTCTCTATAGAACCGGTGATCAAAGAGATGAGAGAACAGGTGAATGATGCTATAGACGCTGAAATGCAAAGAGCCCTTAAAAAAGGTTTTGTCCCTGCAGAAGCCGAAGCAAATATGCGTAAAATGGCTGAGCAAATGTTCAAACGTTTTTTACATCAACCGACACAAAACCTGAGACACTCTTCTACCGAGAAGAAAAATGCAAACTGCATAGAATCAATCAAAAAAATGTTCAATATAGATACAGAAAATATTGATCTGAAACAGTACAAGAATGACCATCATACAAAAGGATACAACGCGTGAGATTTTCAAGATTATTAATCCCTACAACCAAAGAGACACCCAATGACGCAACATTGGCAAGTCATATCTATCTTATAAGAGGTGGATTTATCCAGTCAGTGGGCGGAAGCGGTCTCTACAATTTTTTGCCTCTAGGCAAAAAGATACTGGATAAAGTACATGCAGTCGTGAAAGAGGAATTAGATAAAGCAGGTTGTCAAGAGGTGAGCCTTTCTTTTGTTACCCCTGCAGCACTATGGGAAGAGAGTGGCCGTTTAGAGAAGTATGGTAAAGAGTTGTTACGTTTTAAAGATCGTAAGAACAATGACTTTATTTTAGGACCGACCCATGAAGAGATGATGGTGAACCTGGTAAGACAAACAGTGAAAAGTTATAAACAGCTTCCTTTAAATGTCTATCAGATCAACCTCAAGTTCCGTGATGAGATCAGACCGAGATTCGGTTTGATGCGCGGACGAGAGTTTTTAATGAAAGATGCCTATAGTTTCCATACATCTACAGAAGATATGCAAAGAGAGTTTGCATTGATGGAAGAGACGTATAAAAAAATATTCACACGCCTTGGGCTAGAGTTCAGGGTTGTTGAGGCAGACTCCGGTGCGATCGGGGGTTCTGGCAGTAAAGAGTTTATGGTACTGGCTGACTCCGGTGAAGATACGATCGTAGTATGTGATGAGTGTGACTATGGTGCCAACATAGAGGCGGCTGTAGCAAAACCGAAAGCCTATGATGCTTCTGCAGAGATCAAAGTGATCGCGATGAAAGCCTTATATGATGAAGGTGTGAGCAAAGTGGTGCATTTTGCTTTACCTGCATCGGTGGAACTTCAGGATGTGAAAGCATGTAATGCAGTCAATGCCAATGATCTTGTAGAGTATGAAGAGTCAGTAGCGATAGAAACCCTGGTGCTAGACTCTGCATTGGAAGGTATAGATGACCTTACAGCTGAAGAG contains:
- a CDS encoding polyprenyl synthetase family protein translates to MLSAVERKIEQFIADLNDKEVNGLYAQLPDGKRLRAKLILKIAGSNLSVVKTAAIVEMIHAASLLHDDVIDDAYTRRSKPSLNALYGNKTAIMLGDILYSKGFLELNNISPDVAKMISNAVVQLSLGELKDVSLSKTFNLDKDVYIEMIYQKTASLMEASAGAAALLAGKSKEAYMTYGRNLGIAFQMIDDLLDITSDSATLGKPALHDFEEGKTTLPYMYLYELLGSDEKEKLRSLHGKNLSTEEQHWIKMKMQEHQVIQKSYQEAKVLIEEAITLMNDKGEDALSSIAMQMIERDF
- the hemA gene encoding glutamyl-tRNA reductase; the encoded protein is MYYQVMSFSHKNCDQGMREKLAFANNEEKIEMLNQLVEFEFIHEAFIVSTCNRVEIVLATRDNFSSYHTILGLMSQKSELNFYEIKSAGIRYDDEEAVQHIFSVVSSLDSLVIGESQITGQVKEAFMLSHQNGTAGRKLNRIISYAVKCAAEVRNATNISQNPISIASVAVAQAHKLLGDSMAGTTAVVVGAGEMGILATKHLLRAGCDVVMIGRDQEKVALLAETLGENVKAATMEKLPKYLNRYRLLFTATSAREPIITQDLIENEALPRLWFDMAIPRDIEDMELEKLKLFRIDDLRTISQDNHALREEQAVRAAEIVEKYKEEFYAWLRALSIEPVIKEMREQVNDAIDAEMQRALKKGFVPAEAEANMRKMAEQMFKRFLHQPTQNLRHSSTEKKNANCIESIKKMFNIDTENIDLKQYKNDHHTKGYNA
- a CDS encoding efflux RND transporter permease subunit — encoded protein: MIRSFIRFAVDKPIINHILMVFMLLLAVFAYQNIAKEIFPPSTLDQISVQGGYVGTSADVLDKMVVTSIEDELKSLSEIDTLYTSIQNGSFSINADIKPGSDTQLVLSDVKDIISKTRRDLPADMDEPVARIVVHEYPLLLVAVSGNVEKKALIDAADALKSKLALIHDLSSIEIRGDTDEEVIITLDQKKLDAYGLDKSAVYQAISSISSIFPAGTLDGQGDHLYISTINGEKSAKALGQTLLSVGGKSFRLEDVAEVYYGLGDPTQISHYNGKQNISLNINKSKEGNAIALSKEIRKILAEFNENYGNVRFEAYTDTSIWIKNRLNLVSSNILFGLILVFMALFLSVNMRIAWVVGIGIPASFFITLIVMDMIGYSLNMLTLLGALIALGMLVDEAIVVAENIYRHMEMGKTPRDAAIEGAIEMFPAVLTATLTTVFAFLPLLIMSGKMGMFMQVLPVMISVLLVSSLFEAFYFLPLHAKEFYTMGTFKKEKYDENFWKGWIAWYQKFLGKLLDHKKRSLLIILTLIILGTLGMAKITKFQLFPEFDAQQVYLNGKVNINNDLQDTEVYVTQIEEALLEILDKKEMDSVTSVIGFKFNKDQSFELGENLFQIFINLHEKAPENFFDKYINPVFSLEYDGSDMIRDRLSQEIAKEIQERIVEKFKKIELNEEKLYEEFNVYVQQAGIVSNDIEIGFEHPDRDKMLASMKRVEEKLDSINGVEDIADNANEGERELKLRVNEYGQQLGFSEGYVTSVLKGAFLKAEYAKMFNKEGLVRVKIEDVYKEDASAIGNFQLTTPDGQKVVRLSDICDFTYQKSFVKIFKEDGEKVRSLYARVEKKVITPVEVMQQLKPLLDDIENEGVKIIIKGEEKENEKLKKELGQALMIAIFLIFITLVWMFNSLVLPLIILTTIPLSLFGALVGTKLMGVNMTMPGMMGVIGLAGVVVNDGLIMLDFIKGSKNYEGIQQKAGMRLRPILLTSVTTVLGLSSLIFFASGQALILQPMAISLGFGIAWATVLNLYYVPLMYAVIYRVKNTA
- the proS gene encoding proline--tRNA ligase; amino-acid sequence: MRFSRLLIPTTKETPNDATLASHIYLIRGGFIQSVGGSGLYNFLPLGKKILDKVHAVVKEELDKAGCQEVSLSFVTPAALWEESGRLEKYGKELLRFKDRKNNDFILGPTHEEMMVNLVRQTVKSYKQLPLNVYQINLKFRDEIRPRFGLMRGREFLMKDAYSFHTSTEDMQREFALMEETYKKIFTRLGLEFRVVEADSGAIGGSGSKEFMVLADSGEDTIVVCDECDYGANIEAAVAKPKAYDASAEIKVIAMKALYDEGVSKVVHFALPASVELQDVKACNAVNANDLVEYEESVAIETLVLDSALEGIDDLTAEEKSYADISAVQEGDACASCGGSLRYTKGIEAGHIFQLGTRYSEPLAANFLDENGKSQPMVMGTYGIGVSRLLAAIIEQNHDDKGCIWTKESAPFDLQIIVSNIKDDAQVALGEALYETMLAKGVDVLLDERKDRFGAKMKDYELIGVPHAVVIGKKLADGVVEFMTRDGMIKEEVPAEAITELLTERF